A single region of the Undibacterium piscinae genome encodes:
- a CDS encoding transporter substrate-binding domain-containing protein yields MQRRALLQLAGLTAIGVLPALAQALPAMQISTLSEQDPATSIAELIITEAYRRLGMQVVVRKLPGERALRSANNGEMDGELYRKLGMELDYPNLLIVPIPLLTYEVVIFSHGTNFVVNGWESLRPYTIGYVKSIKIIEKNTVGMKVEVANSLRQAFLKMMLGRSDVVVANRASGLAALKELNLTEIKVLTPPLASFPVFHYLNNKHAALVPKLTTVLQQMQKDKSIENIQKSVMSDLEAYHAVPVDLSEASEASHA; encoded by the coding sequence ATGCAGCGTCGCGCACTTTTACAACTGGCTGGCTTAACTGCAATAGGCGTACTGCCTGCGTTGGCGCAGGCGCTGCCAGCTATGCAAATTTCCACTCTGTCCGAGCAAGACCCGGCTACTAGTATCGCTGAATTAATCATCACTGAGGCCTATCGCCGCTTAGGGATGCAGGTGGTAGTGCGTAAACTGCCGGGTGAACGCGCCTTGCGTAGCGCCAACAATGGTGAGATGGATGGCGAGTTGTATCGCAAGCTGGGGATGGAGCTTGACTATCCAAACTTACTGATCGTGCCCATACCTTTGCTCACTTATGAAGTTGTGATTTTTTCGCACGGCACCAATTTCGTGGTCAACGGTTGGGAGAGCTTGCGGCCCTATACGATAGGCTATGTCAAGAGTATCAAAATCATAGAAAAAAACACGGTAGGCATGAAGGTCGAAGTGGCGAATAGTCTGCGTCAGGCATTTCTGAAAATGATGCTAGGTCGCTCTGATGTGGTGGTGGCGAATCGCGCCTCGGGTTTGGCTGCGCTAAAAGAGCTTAATCTAACTGAAATCAAGGTGCTGACACCGCCCTTGGCTTCCTTTCCGGTATTTCACTATCTGAATAATAAACATGCGGCCCTGGTGCCTAAACTGACGACGGTGCTGCAACAAATGCAGAAAGACAAGAGCATAGAAAACATCCAAAAATCTGTCATGTCTGACTTGGAGGCTTACCATGCTGTGCCTGTAGATCTGAGCGAAGCTAGCGAGGCTAGCCACGCATGA